One Corynebacterium tuberculostearicum DNA window includes the following coding sequences:
- a CDS encoding LppP/LprE family lipoprotein yields MSATEENSDAKPEESPTDSAATEEETTRPVPPNVVMDDEQPSPEADTTSSCGAADAQTAFTEGVSQVAPWGTIGWELFDSSGYDPCASLSWETLMIEGGTSSSPFHIMLFNHGEYLGTATAKPYGFAPTIERVSDSEIAVTYHWPREGEGNANRSGTTDAGFRWDEGQQKVIMSGDVPPTG; encoded by the coding sequence ATGTCCGCTACAGAAGAAAACAGCGATGCCAAGCCGGAAGAATCGCCCACTGACTCTGCTGCGACGGAAGAAGAAACTACTCGGCCGGTGCCTCCGAACGTCGTGATGGATGACGAGCAGCCGAGTCCAGAAGCCGACACCACTTCGTCGTGTGGCGCAGCTGATGCCCAAACAGCATTCACCGAGGGAGTATCCCAAGTCGCTCCGTGGGGCACCATCGGATGGGAGCTCTTTGATTCCTCCGGCTATGACCCCTGCGCATCCCTATCGTGGGAAACCCTGATGATTGAGGGAGGAACTAGTTCTTCTCCTTTCCACATCATGCTGTTTAATCACGGCGAATACTTAGGCACCGCAACGGCAAAGCCCTATGGATTCGCCCCCACTATTGAGCGTGTGAGTGATTCCGAGATCGCGGTAACCTACCACTGGCCGCGCGAAGGTGAAGGCAATGCCAACCGCTCAGGCACAACCGACGCAGGCTTCCGGTGGGATGAAGGACAGCAAAAGGTCATCATGTCCGGCGACGTACCGCCAACGGGATAA
- a CDS encoding LppP/LprE family lipoprotein — protein sequence MLNSLDHFLLQLRSAAAVASAGVLCFSLTACGSDSADPEDSPSFSAAKESASEADQATSSADGNTEEKPARKTTTVVETPPEKKQDESAPSRGQGNGGSSECSSDNDESAYEKAIAQVEPYPGLDRPWRPFDSNFDPCADLSWITVTLEGATASSPYHILLFHNGEYLGTATAKAYGFSPKVSRVDDSEIAVTYRWPKEGEGNAEASGTTQAGFRWDEGAQKVVMSGDVPPMQ from the coding sequence ATGCTCAACAGCCTCGACCATTTCTTGCTTCAACTGCGTTCCGCAGCAGCAGTGGCTAGCGCCGGTGTTCTCTGCTTTTCCTTAACAGCCTGTGGAAGTGATTCTGCGGATCCAGAAGATTCGCCTTCTTTCTCTGCTGCAAAGGAAAGCGCTTCCGAAGCGGATCAAGCTACCTCTTCCGCCGACGGAAATACTGAAGAAAAGCCCGCGCGAAAGACCACTACCGTAGTCGAAACTCCTCCAGAGAAGAAGCAGGACGAGAGTGCACCTAGCCGGGGTCAAGGCAATGGTGGCTCTTCTGAATGCAGCTCTGACAATGACGAGAGTGCCTATGAAAAGGCAATCGCTCAGGTCGAACCATATCCAGGACTTGATAGGCCGTGGAGGCCTTTTGACTCCAATTTTGACCCGTGCGCAGATCTTTCGTGGATAACCGTCACGCTTGAAGGAGCGACCGCTTCCTCGCCATATCACATCCTGCTTTTCCACAATGGCGAATACCTAGGAACGGCCACTGCAAAGGCATACGGGTTTTCGCCAAAGGTCAGCCGAGTGGATGATTCCGAGATTGCAGTTACCTACCGCTGGCCAAAGGAGGGTGAGGGCAACGCTGAAGCATCGGGGACAACACAAGCCGGCTTCCGCTGGGATGAAGGTGCGCAAAAGGTAGTCATGTCCGGCGACGTTCCGCCTATGCAATAG